In one window of Streptomyces roseofulvus DNA:
- a CDS encoding type III pantothenate kinase: MLLTINVGNTHTVLGLFDGEEIVEHWRISTDPSRTADEMAVLLQGLMGMHPLLGAELSDGIEGIAIAATVPSVLHELREVTRRYYGDVPAVLVGPGVKTGVPILTDNPKEVGSDRVVNAVAAAELYGGPAIVVDFGTATTYEAVTARGEYAGGAIAPGIEISVEALGVKGAMLRKVELVRPRSVIGKNTVEAMQSGIVFGYVGQVDGVVARMRRELVGPDGDPSDVTVIATGGLAPVVLPDSREIDEHEPWLTLIGLRLVYERNVSRR; the protein is encoded by the coding sequence ATGCTGCTCACCATCAACGTCGGCAACACGCACACGGTCCTCGGGCTCTTCGACGGCGAGGAGATTGTCGAGCACTGGCGGATCTCCACCGATCCCAGCAGGACCGCCGACGAGATGGCGGTCCTGCTGCAGGGCCTGATGGGCATGCACCCGCTGCTCGGCGCCGAGCTGAGCGACGGCATCGAGGGGATCGCGATCGCCGCGACGGTCCCCTCGGTCCTGCACGAGCTGCGCGAGGTGACCCGCCGCTACTACGGGGACGTGCCGGCGGTCCTGGTGGGGCCGGGCGTGAAGACGGGCGTGCCCATCCTCACGGACAACCCGAAGGAGGTCGGTTCGGACCGGGTCGTCAACGCGGTCGCGGCGGCGGAGCTCTACGGCGGTCCGGCGATCGTGGTGGACTTCGGCACGGCGACCACGTACGAGGCGGTCACCGCGCGCGGGGAGTACGCGGGCGGCGCGATCGCCCCCGGCATCGAGATCTCGGTCGAGGCGCTCGGCGTGAAGGGGGCGATGCTCCGCAAGGTCGAGCTGGTCCGGCCGCGCAGCGTGATCGGGAAGAACACGGTGGAGGCGATGCAGTCCGGCATCGTCTTCGGCTACGTCGGCCAGGTCGACGGGGTGGTCGCGCGGATGCGGCGGGAGCTGGTCGGGCCGGACGGCGACCCCTCGGACGTCACGGTGATCGCCACGGGCGGGCTGGCGCCGGTGGTCCTGCCGGACTCGCGGGAGATCGACGAGCACGAGCCCTGGCTGACGCTGATCGGCCTGCGCCTGGTCTACGAGCGGAACGTCTCCCGCAGGTGA
- the nadC gene encoding carboxylating nicotinate-nucleotide diphosphorylase yields the protein MSTPEEARPEPVDVPLIQISSYEESGGCGDGCGCGDAEEYECGLDPALAQLLADAGLDPVQVEDIAHLAIAEDLDGGVDVTTVATVPEDAVATADFVAREAGVVAGLRVAEAVLSIVCTEEFEVERHREDGERVEPGDLLLSVTARTRDLLTGERSALNILCRLSGIATATRAWADALAGTKAKVRDTRKTTPGLRALEKYAVRCGGGVNHRMSLSDAALVKDNHVVAAGGVAEAFKAVREAFPEVPIEVEVDTMHQVREVIDAGADLILLDNFTPDETEEAVTLVAGRAVLESSGRLTLENAAAYAATGVDYLAVGGLTHSSPILDIGLDLREVRG from the coding sequence GTGAGCACGCCCGAGGAAGCCCGTCCCGAGCCCGTGGACGTCCCTCTCATCCAGATCAGCTCGTACGAGGAGTCCGGCGGCTGCGGCGACGGCTGCGGCTGCGGCGACGCGGAGGAGTACGAGTGCGGGCTCGACCCCGCGCTCGCCCAGCTGCTCGCCGACGCCGGCCTCGACCCCGTACAGGTCGAGGACATCGCCCACCTGGCGATCGCCGAGGACCTCGACGGCGGCGTGGACGTGACGACGGTGGCGACCGTCCCCGAGGACGCGGTGGCGACCGCCGACTTCGTGGCCCGCGAGGCCGGCGTGGTCGCCGGTCTGCGGGTGGCGGAGGCTGTCCTGTCGATCGTCTGCACCGAGGAGTTCGAGGTCGAGCGGCACCGCGAGGACGGCGAGCGCGTCGAGCCCGGCGACCTGCTGCTCAGCGTCACCGCCCGCACCCGCGACCTGCTCACCGGCGAGCGCAGCGCCCTGAACATCCTGTGCCGCCTCTCCGGCATCGCCACCGCCACGCGCGCGTGGGCGGACGCCCTGGCGGGCACCAAGGCCAAGGTCCGCGACACCCGCAAGACGACGCCGGGGCTGCGCGCCCTGGAGAAGTACGCGGTCCGCTGCGGCGGTGGCGTCAACCACCGGATGTCGCTCTCGGACGCCGCCCTGGTGAAGGACAACCACGTGGTGGCGGCCGGCGGGGTCGCCGAGGCGTTCAAGGCCGTCCGGGAGGCCTTCCCCGAGGTGCCGATCGAGGTCGAGGTCGACACGATGCACCAGGTCCGCGAGGTGATCGACGCGGGCGCCGACCTGATCCTGCTGGACAACTTCACCCCGGACGAGACCGAGGAGGCCGTGACGCTGGTCGCCGGCCGCGCGGTCCTGGAGTCCTCCGGCCGGCTGACCCTGGAGAACGCGGCGGCGTACGCGGCGACCGGCGTGGACTACCTGGCGGTCGGCGGCCTCACGCACTCCTCCCCGATCCTCGACATCGGTCTCGACCTGCGCGAGGTGCGCGGCTGA
- a CDS encoding L-aspartate oxidase encodes MTGIRLHAPEPGWAIDADVVVVGSGVAGLTAALRCTAAGLRTVVVTKANLDDGSTRWAQGGIAAALGEGDTPGQHLDDTLVAGAGLCDEPAVRLLVTEGPDAVRRLMATGADFDRTDDGEIALTREGGHHRRRIAHAGGDATGAEISRALVEAIRQQGVRTIEHALVLDLLKDDEGRTAGVTLHVMGEGQHDGVGAVRAPAVVLATGGMGQVFSATTNPSVSTGDGVALALRAGAEVSDLEFVQFHPTVLFLGAGAEGQQPLVSEAVRGEGAHLVDADGVRFMLGQHELAELAPRDIVAKAITRRMQQQGAEHMYLDARHFGAEMWEHRFPTILAACRAHGIDPVTDPIPVAPAAHYASGGVRTDLRGRTTVPGLYACGEVACTGVHGANRLASNSLLEGLVFAERIAADIAEHGPHREGVPHTEPRGTVLALLAPEVRREIQRVMTRDAGVLRSAASLTAAADALEALRQDAEEEGKAAEPGVDAWETTNLLCVARVLTAAALAREETRGCHWREDRPDRDDERWRRHLVVRLTPDRRPVVRTTETADFPPVTPEAPREPQP; translated from the coding sequence GTGACCGGAATACGGCTGCACGCCCCCGAACCGGGCTGGGCCATCGACGCCGACGTGGTCGTGGTCGGCTCCGGCGTCGCCGGGCTGACGGCCGCGCTGCGCTGCACCGCCGCCGGGCTCCGTACGGTCGTCGTCACCAAGGCCAACCTGGACGACGGCTCCACGCGCTGGGCCCAGGGCGGCATCGCCGCCGCGCTCGGCGAGGGCGACACCCCCGGCCAGCACCTGGACGACACCCTCGTCGCCGGCGCCGGGCTCTGCGACGAGCCGGCCGTCCGCCTCCTCGTCACCGAGGGCCCGGACGCCGTCCGCCGCCTGATGGCCACCGGCGCGGACTTCGACCGCACCGACGACGGCGAGATCGCCCTCACCCGCGAGGGCGGCCACCACCGCCGCCGGATCGCCCACGCGGGCGGCGACGCCACCGGCGCGGAGATCTCCCGTGCCCTGGTGGAGGCCATCCGCCAGCAGGGCGTGCGGACCATCGAGCACGCGCTCGTCCTCGACCTCCTCAAGGACGACGAGGGCCGGACGGCCGGCGTCACCCTGCACGTCATGGGCGAGGGCCAGCACGACGGCGTCGGCGCCGTCCGCGCCCCCGCCGTGGTCCTCGCCACCGGCGGCATGGGGCAGGTCTTCTCCGCCACCACCAACCCGTCCGTCTCCACCGGCGACGGCGTGGCCCTCGCCCTGCGGGCCGGCGCCGAGGTCTCCGACCTGGAGTTCGTCCAGTTCCATCCGACCGTGCTCTTCCTCGGCGCCGGCGCCGAGGGCCAGCAGCCGCTGGTCTCCGAGGCGGTACGCGGCGAGGGCGCCCATCTGGTCGACGCGGACGGGGTCCGCTTCATGCTCGGACAGCACGAGCTGGCCGAGCTGGCGCCCCGGGACATCGTCGCCAAGGCGATCACCCGCCGCATGCAGCAGCAGGGCGCCGAGCACATGTACCTCGACGCCCGGCACTTCGGCGCCGAGATGTGGGAGCACCGCTTCCCGACGATCCTGGCCGCCTGCCGGGCGCACGGCATCGACCCGGTCACCGACCCGATCCCGGTCGCCCCGGCCGCCCACTACGCCTCCGGCGGCGTCCGCACCGACCTGCGCGGCCGCACCACCGTCCCCGGCCTGTACGCGTGCGGCGAGGTCGCCTGCACGGGCGTGCACGGCGCCAACCGGCTCGCCTCGAACTCGCTCCTGGAGGGCCTCGTCTTCGCGGAGCGGATCGCTGCGGACATCGCCGAGCACGGGCCGCACCGCGAGGGCGTGCCGCACACCGAGCCCCGGGGCACGGTGCTGGCGCTGCTCGCGCCCGAGGTCCGCCGGGAGATCCAGCGGGTGATGACCCGGGACGCGGGCGTGCTGCGCTCGGCGGCCTCCCTGACGGCCGCCGCCGACGCCCTCGAAGCGCTCCGGCAGGACGCCGAGGAGGAAGGCAAGGCGGCCGAGCCGGGCGTCGACGCCTGGGAGACCACCAACCTGCTCTGCGTGGCCCGGGTCCTGACCGCTGCCGCCCTGGCGCGCGAGGAGACCCGCGGCTGCCACTGGCGCGAGGACCGCCCGGACCGGGACGACGAGCGGTGGCGCCGCCACCTGGTCGTCCGCCTCACGCCCGACCGCCGGCCGGTGGTGCGCACCACCGAGACCGCGGACTTTCCGCCCGTAACCCCCGAAGCCCCCAGGGAGCCGCAGCCGTGA
- the panC gene encoding pantoate--beta-alanine ligase, translating to MSPFDRKSPAPADLVSTVQDLADVRARRGGEPGRNAVVMTMGALHEGHATLIRAARERVGANGFVVVTVFVNPLQFGAGEDLDRYPRTLDADLELASAAGASAVFAPSVDEVYPGGQPQVRITAGPMGDRLEGASRPGHFDGVLTVVAKLLHLTRPDLAFFGQKDAQQLAVIRRMATDLNFPVEIVGVPTVRETDGLALSSRNRYLSDAERRTALALSRALFAARERLAAQEALHARALALPGAQGRAETRAEALSRLGEARAAADTHAVAQAAEGAGAEAVRAAARAVLDEAAKAEPPLVLDYLALIDPADFTEVEDTHRGEAILALAARVGTTRLIDNIPLTFGPTQGAAS from the coding sequence ATGAGCCCGTTCGACCGGAAGAGCCCCGCGCCGGCGGACCTGGTGTCCACCGTCCAGGACCTGGCGGACGTGCGCGCCCGCCGCGGCGGCGAGCCGGGGCGGAACGCCGTCGTGATGACCATGGGCGCCCTTCACGAGGGCCACGCCACCCTGATCCGGGCCGCCCGCGAGCGGGTCGGCGCGAACGGCTTCGTCGTCGTCACCGTCTTCGTCAACCCGCTCCAGTTCGGGGCGGGCGAGGACCTCGACCGCTACCCCCGCACCCTCGACGCCGACCTGGAGCTGGCCTCCGCCGCCGGCGCCAGTGCCGTCTTCGCCCCCTCCGTCGACGAGGTGTACCCCGGCGGGCAGCCGCAGGTCCGGATCACCGCCGGTCCCATGGGCGACCGCCTGGAGGGCGCCTCCCGCCCCGGCCACTTCGACGGCGTCCTCACCGTCGTCGCCAAGCTGCTCCATCTCACCCGGCCCGACCTGGCCTTCTTCGGCCAGAAGGACGCCCAGCAGCTGGCCGTCATCCGCCGCATGGCGACGGACCTGAACTTCCCGGTCGAGATCGTCGGCGTCCCGACGGTCCGCGAGACCGACGGCCTCGCCCTGTCGAGCCGCAACCGCTACCTGTCGGACGCCGAGCGGCGCACCGCCCTGGCCCTGTCCCGGGCCCTGTTCGCCGCCCGCGAGCGGCTCGCCGCGCAGGAGGCGCTGCACGCGCGTGCCCTCGCCCTGCCCGGCGCCCAGGGGCGGGCCGAGACCCGCGCCGAGGCGTTGTCCCGGCTCGGCGAGGCCCGGGCCGCCGCCGACACCCACGCCGTCGCGCAGGCCGCCGAGGGCGCCGGGGCCGAGGCCGTGCGCGCGGCGGCGCGGGCGGTGCTCGACGAGGCCGCGAAGGCCGAGCCGCCGCTGGTCCTCGACTACCTGGCCCTGATCGACCCTGCCGACTTCACCGAGGTCGAGGACACCCACCGGGGCGAGGCGATCCTCGCGCTCGCCGCGCGCGTGGGCACCACCCGCCTCATCGACAACATCCCGCTGACCTTCGGACCCACCCAGGGAGCCGCCTCGTGA
- a CDS encoding Rossmann-like and DUF2520 domain-containing protein — MNAPAAPEPRAEDRPARLTVGVVGAGRVGPALAASLRLAGHRPVAVSAVSDASRRRAAELLPDVPVVEPARVLALADLVLLTVPDDALPGLVEGLAGTGAVRPGQLIVHTSGRYGARVLDPARRAGALPLALHPAMTFTGTAVDVQRLAGCSFGVTAPEELRLAAEALVIEMGGEPEWIAEEARPLYHAALALGANHLVTLVAQSMELLRTAGVAAPDRMLGPLLGAALDNALRSGDAALTGPVARGDAGTVAAHVAELRKHAPGTVAGYLAMARTTADRALAHGLLKPELAQDLLGVLAAEPAADTTGPADGPRGDDR; from the coding sequence GTGAACGCACCAGCAGCGCCAGAGCCCAGGGCCGAGGACCGGCCCGCCCGGCTCACCGTCGGAGTCGTCGGCGCCGGCCGCGTCGGCCCCGCCCTCGCCGCCTCCCTCCGGCTCGCCGGGCACCGCCCCGTCGCCGTCTCCGCGGTCTCCGACGCCTCACGGCGCCGCGCCGCCGAACTGCTGCCGGACGTGCCGGTGGTGGAGCCCGCGCGCGTGCTCGCGCTCGCCGACCTCGTCCTGCTCACCGTCCCGGACGACGCCCTCCCGGGCCTCGTCGAGGGGCTCGCCGGGACCGGGGCGGTCCGGCCCGGCCAGCTGATCGTCCACACCTCGGGCCGGTACGGCGCCCGGGTCCTGGACCCGGCCCGCCGCGCGGGCGCCCTCCCGCTGGCGCTGCACCCGGCCATGACCTTCACCGGCACCGCCGTCGACGTGCAGCGGCTGGCCGGCTGCTCCTTCGGAGTGACCGCCCCCGAGGAGCTGCGGCTCGCCGCCGAGGCGCTGGTCATCGAGATGGGCGGGGAACCCGAGTGGATCGCCGAGGAGGCCCGGCCGCTCTACCACGCGGCCCTCGCCCTCGGCGCGAACCACCTGGTCACCCTGGTGGCCCAGTCGATGGAGCTGCTGCGCACGGCCGGCGTCGCCGCCCCCGACCGGATGCTCGGCCCCCTCCTGGGCGCCGCGCTCGACAACGCGCTGCGGTCCGGCGACGCCGCCCTGACCGGCCCCGTCGCCCGCGGCGACGCCGGCACGGTCGCCGCCCATGTGGCCGAGCTCCGCAAGCACGCGCCCGGCACCGTCGCCGGCTATCTGGCGATGGCCCGCACCACCGCCGACCGGGCGCTCGCGCACGGTCTGCTCAAGCCGGAGCTGGCCCAGGACCTGCTGGGCGTCCTCGCCGCCGAACCCGCCGCCGACACGACCGGCCCCGCCGACGGGCCGCGAGGAGACGACCGATGA
- a CDS encoding threonine aldolase family protein yields MDTHQLPPETPGEVTGEATAEVSGGAAAEAPGEDAARRYRTQVWGGAAWSLWRPPVDGTVGGRLRELADWVEAVELADALPDVYGDGLVEVLEGRVAEELGMEAAVFFPTGTMAQQVALRCWAGRTGSPVVALHPLAHPEVHEDDAFRTVSGLRTVHPTDAPRLPTAAEVRDHPEPFGTLMLELPLRDAGFVLPSWEELTATVEAARERDAVVHFDGARLWECPTHFGRPLAEIAGLADSVYVSFYKSLGGMSGAVLAGPEELVAEARVWLHRYGGQVFQQYPAALSALRGLDTELPRLPSYVAHARVVAGALREALAEEGGPGWFRVHPEVPHTHQFQVWLPYGPDVLTAASLALTERTGVCLFRRWFAPGAGGPPGTASTEVTVAEAGLEWTAEDVRTAVRDFLALVRG; encoded by the coding sequence ATGGATACGCATCAGCTGCCACCGGAGACGCCCGGAGAGGTGACCGGAGAGGCGACCGCGGAGGTGTCGGGCGGGGCCGCCGCGGAGGCCCCCGGCGAGGACGCGGCGCGCCGGTACCGGACCCAGGTGTGGGGCGGCGCCGCGTGGTCGCTGTGGCGTCCGCCGGTGGACGGCACGGTCGGCGGGCGGCTGCGCGAGCTCGCCGACTGGGTGGAGGCGGTGGAGCTCGCGGACGCGCTCCCGGACGTCTACGGCGACGGTCTCGTGGAGGTCCTGGAGGGGCGGGTCGCCGAGGAGCTGGGGATGGAGGCCGCCGTCTTCTTCCCCACCGGCACCATGGCCCAGCAGGTGGCGCTGCGCTGCTGGGCCGGGCGCACCGGCAGCCCGGTCGTCGCGCTCCACCCGCTCGCCCACCCCGAGGTCCACGAGGACGACGCCTTCAGGACCGTGTCGGGGCTGCGGACCGTCCACCCGACGGACGCGCCCCGGCTGCCGACGGCCGCGGAGGTGCGGGACCACCCGGAGCCCTTCGGGACGCTGATGCTGGAGCTGCCGCTGCGGGACGCGGGCTTCGTGCTGCCGTCCTGGGAGGAGCTGACCGCGACCGTCGAGGCGGCCCGGGAGCGGGACGCGGTGGTCCACTTCGACGGCGCCCGGCTGTGGGAGTGCCCGACGCACTTCGGGCGTCCGCTCGCGGAGATCGCCGGGCTCGCGGACAGCGTGTACGTGTCGTTCTACAAGTCCCTCGGCGGGATGTCGGGGGCCGTGCTGGCCGGGCCCGAGGAGCTGGTGGCGGAGGCGCGCGTGTGGCTGCACCGGTACGGGGGCCAGGTCTTCCAGCAGTACCCGGCGGCGCTCTCGGCGCTGCGCGGCCTGGACACCGAGCTGCCCCGGCTGCCCTCGTACGTGGCCCACGCGCGCGTGGTGGCGGGCGCGCTCCGCGAGGCGCTGGCGGAGGAGGGCGGTCCGGGCTGGTTCCGGGTCCACCCCGAGGTGCCGCACACGCACCAGTTCCAGGTGTGGCTGCCGTACGGGCCGGACGTCCTGACGGCGGCGTCGCTCGCGCTGACCGAGCGGACCGGGGTCTGTCTGTTCCGCCGCTGGTTCGCGCCGGGCGCGGGCGGTCCGCCGGGGACCGCGTCCACCGAGGTGACGGTGGCCGAGGCGGGCCTGGAGTGGACGGCCGAGGACGTCAGGACGGCCGTACGGGACTTCCTGGCGCTCGTCCGCGGCTGA
- a CDS encoding DUF5937 family protein, whose product MTIDITGVPAERILFCPSPLAELANAVHVLAEPGHHPGHHAWATATTAALEPELADRLLEADFMWRSTRSDFLLPARPRETLAEELDDLDRMDDETFVRAALEISCSPRSVRGDIPSPLVDEGARRRALDLAAARGPRQAAFAERMIAAPTATRAWIRRLLEDCDEAFFADAWRRIRVQLAADARHKTELMRHKGLAEALADASRALTLEEDGDGTRIVVDKLMEARADARAGALTLVPSAFGRPHLIAVYSPGWQPVIMYPAASREVGGLETVETVQLRLDALAHPVRMRMCRSLARGPFSTSELADAYGITAPEVSRHLAVLRRAGLLTTRRRGRYVLHQLDFSVVVRLGSDFLESVLR is encoded by the coding sequence GTGACCATCGACATCACCGGAGTGCCGGCCGAGCGGATCCTCTTCTGCCCCTCGCCGCTGGCCGAACTCGCCAACGCCGTCCACGTCCTGGCGGAGCCCGGCCACCATCCCGGCCACCACGCGTGGGCGACGGCGACCACCGCCGCGCTGGAGCCGGAGCTCGCGGACCGGCTCCTGGAGGCCGACTTCATGTGGCGGTCGACGCGCTCGGACTTCCTGCTGCCCGCGCGGCCCCGCGAGACCCTGGCCGAGGAGCTGGACGACCTGGACCGGATGGACGACGAGACGTTCGTCCGCGCCGCCCTGGAGATCTCGTGCAGTCCCCGCTCCGTCCGGGGCGACATACCGTCCCCGCTGGTCGACGAGGGGGCCCGGCGGCGGGCCCTGGACCTGGCCGCCGCGCGCGGCCCGCGTCAGGCGGCGTTCGCCGAGCGGATGATCGCCGCGCCGACCGCCACGCGCGCGTGGATCCGGCGGCTCCTGGAGGACTGCGACGAGGCCTTCTTCGCCGACGCCTGGCGGCGGATCCGGGTGCAGCTGGCCGCCGACGCCCGCCACAAGACGGAGCTGATGCGCCACAAGGGGCTGGCGGAGGCGCTGGCGGACGCGTCGCGGGCGCTCACCCTGGAGGAGGACGGTGACGGCACCCGGATCGTGGTCGACAAGCTGATGGAGGCGCGGGCGGACGCCCGCGCCGGGGCCCTGACCCTGGTCCCGAGCGCCTTCGGCCGGCCGCACCTGATCGCCGTGTACTCGCCCGGCTGGCAGCCGGTGATCATGTACCCGGCGGCGAGCCGCGAGGTCGGCGGCCTGGAGACGGTGGAGACCGTGCAGCTCCGGCTGGACGCGCTCGCCCATCCCGTGCGGATGCGGATGTGCCGCAGCCTGGCGCGCGGCCCGTTCTCGACGAGCGAGCTGGCCGACGCGTACGGCATCACCGCCCCGGAGGTCTCCCGCCACCTCGCCGTCCTCCGCAGGGCGGGCCTGCTGACCACCCGGCGCCGCGGCCGTTACGTCCTGCACCAGCTGGACTTCTCGGTCGTCGTCCGCCTGGGCAGCGACTTCCTGGAGTCGGTGCTGCGCTGA
- a CDS encoding response regulator transcription factor: MSIRVMLVDDQVLLRTGFRMVLAAQPDMEVVAEAGDGAEALEVLRATKVDVVLMDVRMPRLDGVEATRRICAAPDAPKVLILTTFDLDEYAFSGLKAGASGFMLKDVPPAELLGAIRSVHSGDAVVAPSTTRRLLDRFSPLLPSSGHEPEHREVEKLTDREREVMLLVAQGLSNGEIAARLVLSEATVKTHVGRILTKLGLRDRVQVVVLAYETGLVRAGGGAKG; the protein is encoded by the coding sequence ATGTCCATCCGCGTGATGCTCGTCGACGACCAGGTGCTCCTGCGCACCGGTTTCCGCATGGTGCTGGCCGCCCAGCCCGACATGGAGGTCGTGGCGGAGGCGGGCGACGGGGCGGAGGCCCTGGAGGTGCTGCGGGCCACCAAGGTCGACGTGGTCCTCATGGACGTCCGGATGCCCCGCCTCGACGGGGTGGAGGCGACCCGCAGGATCTGTGCCGCCCCGGACGCCCCGAAGGTGCTCATCCTGACCACCTTCGACCTCGACGAGTACGCCTTCTCCGGCCTGAAGGCGGGCGCGAGCGGCTTCATGCTGAAGGACGTGCCCCCGGCCGAGCTGCTCGGCGCGATCCGCTCGGTGCACAGCGGCGACGCCGTGGTCGCCCCCTCGACCACCCGCCGCCTCCTCGACCGCTTCTCCCCGCTGCTGCCGTCCTCCGGACACGAGCCGGAGCACCGCGAGGTGGAGAAGCTGACCGACCGCGAGCGGGAGGTCATGCTGCTCGTCGCCCAGGGGCTCTCCAACGGCGAGATCGCCGCCCGGCTGGTCCTCTCCGAGGCGACGGTCAAGACCCACGTGGGCCGCATCCTCACCAAGCTGGGCCTGCGCGACCGCGTCCAGGTCGTCGTCCTCGCGTACGAGACGGGCCTGGTCCGCGCGGGCGGCGGCGCCAAGGGCTGA
- a CDS encoding sensor histidine kinase: protein MQRLYDFIRSHPTGVDVFWAVALLGLSALWIGSAIPPLDHAVGYAVVATLFSLVVALRRKAPERMLVLAVALGVVQLVFDVETFMADFAMLVIIFTVAAHDGPRWASRLALVGGLFAAPLSQLRWPLEETVSVPARVFFTVIMAVPFALAWVLGDSLRTRRAYFAQLEEKAARLEREREAQAKVAVAAERARIARELHDVVAHNVSVMVVQADGAAYVMDASPETAKQALETISTTGRQALAEMRRLLGILRTGEHQEAGEYVPQPDVEQIEELVEQVRGAGLTVDLTVEGTPRALPTGVGLTAYRIVQEALTNTRKHGGPDAGASVRLVYFDDGLGLLVEDDGRGAPQEMYEDGGADGAGHGLIGMRERVGMVGGTLDAGPRPGGGFRISALLPLKPAH, encoded by the coding sequence GTGCAGCGCCTCTACGACTTCATCCGCAGTCACCCGACGGGCGTCGACGTCTTCTGGGCCGTCGCCCTCCTCGGGCTCTCCGCGCTGTGGATCGGGTCGGCGATCCCACCCCTCGACCACGCCGTCGGCTACGCGGTGGTCGCCACGCTCTTCTCCCTGGTCGTGGCGCTGCGGCGGAAGGCGCCCGAGCGGATGCTCGTCCTGGCGGTCGCCCTCGGCGTCGTCCAGCTGGTCTTCGACGTCGAGACCTTCATGGCGGACTTCGCCATGCTCGTCATCATCTTCACCGTCGCCGCCCACGACGGCCCCCGCTGGGCCTCCCGGCTCGCCCTCGTCGGCGGGCTCTTCGCGGCGCCGCTCTCCCAGCTGCGCTGGCCGCTGGAGGAGACCGTCTCGGTGCCCGCCCGGGTCTTCTTCACGGTGATCATGGCCGTGCCGTTCGCCCTCGCCTGGGTCCTCGGCGACTCGCTCCGCACCCGCCGCGCCTACTTCGCGCAGCTGGAGGAGAAGGCCGCCCGGCTGGAGCGGGAGCGGGAGGCGCAGGCCAAGGTCGCGGTCGCCGCCGAGCGGGCCCGGATCGCCCGCGAGCTCCACGACGTCGTCGCGCACAACGTCTCGGTGATGGTGGTGCAGGCCGACGGCGCCGCCTACGTCATGGACGCCTCCCCGGAGACCGCCAAGCAGGCCCTGGAGACCATCTCCACCACCGGCCGCCAGGCGCTCGCCGAGATGCGCCGGCTGCTCGGCATCCTGCGCACCGGCGAGCACCAGGAGGCGGGGGAGTACGTGCCGCAGCCCGACGTGGAGCAGATCGAGGAGCTGGTCGAGCAGGTCAGGGGCGCCGGCCTGACCGTCGACCTCACCGTCGAGGGCACCCCGCGCGCGCTGCCCACCGGCGTCGGCCTGACCGCCTACCGGATCGTCCAGGAAGCCCTCACCAACACCCGCAAGCACGGCGGCCCCGACGCCGGCGCCAGCGTCCGGCTCGTCTACTTCGACGACGGCCTCGGGCTGCTCGTCGAGGACGACGGCCGGGGCGCCCCCCAGGAGATGTACGAGGACGGCGGCGCCGACGGCGCCGGTCACGGCCTCATCGGCATGCGGGAGCGGGTCGGCATGGTGGGCGGCACCCTGGACGCGGGCCCGCGCCCGGGCGGCGGTTTCCGGATCAGCGCCCTGCTGCCGCTCAAGCCCGCACACTGA
- a CDS encoding SAM-dependent methyltransferase: MTDEVTDGTGLPPDGGQEWRGWREAAERALYGPGGFFLRPEGPAGHFRTSVHASPLFAGAVARLLVATAAELDTDEVALVDMGAGRGELVTGVLAAVPAGLRVRAFAVERAARPEGLDPRVEWTGRPPQGVRGLLFANEWLDNVPVDVAELDEDGTVRYVEVRADGTERPGAPVTGPDAEWLARWWPLSAPGERAEIGRPRDEAWAAAVGSLAAGRAVAVDYGHVRGSRPPFGTLTGFRAGREVAPVPDGTGDLTAHVALDACAAAVHARVPAELTTQREALHGLGVCGGRPPLALASTDPVAYVRALSAAGEAAELTARGGLGDFLWLSQRV; the protein is encoded by the coding sequence GTGACGGATGAGGTGACGGACGGGACGGGCCTGCCGCCGGACGGCGGGCAGGAGTGGCGGGGCTGGCGGGAGGCGGCGGAGCGGGCGCTGTACGGCCCCGGGGGCTTCTTCCTGCGCCCCGAGGGCCCCGCGGGCCATTTCCGCACCTCGGTGCACGCCTCGCCGCTCTTCGCCGGGGCGGTGGCCCGGCTGCTCGTCGCGACGGCGGCGGAGCTGGACACGGACGAGGTCGCCCTGGTGGACATGGGCGCGGGCCGGGGCGAGCTGGTGACGGGGGTGCTGGCGGCGGTCCCGGCGGGGCTGCGGGTGCGGGCGTTCGCGGTGGAGCGGGCCGCCCGGCCGGAGGGGCTCGACCCCCGGGTGGAGTGGACCGGCCGGCCGCCGCAGGGGGTGCGCGGGCTCCTCTTCGCGAACGAGTGGCTGGACAACGTGCCGGTGGACGTGGCCGAGTTGGACGAGGACGGCACGGTCCGGTACGTGGAGGTCCGTGCCGACGGCACGGAGCGGCCGGGCGCGCCGGTGACGGGACCGGACGCGGAGTGGCTGGCCCGCTGGTGGCCGCTGTCCGCGCCGGGCGAGCGGGCCGAGATCGGCCGGCCCCGCGACGAGGCGTGGGCGGCGGCGGTCGGCTCGCTGGCGGCGGGCCGCGCGGTGGCGGTGGACTACGGGCACGTACGGGGCTCCCGGCCGCCCTTCGGGACGCTGACCGGCTTCCGGGCGGGCCGCGAGGTGGCACCGGTCCCGGACGGCACCGGCGACCTCACCGCGCACGTGGCCCTGGACGCCTGCGCGGCGGCGGTGCACGCGCGCGTGCCGGCGGAGCTGACGACCCAGCGGGAGGCGCTGCACGGGCTGGGGGTCTGCGGCGGCCGGCCGCCGCTGGCGCTCGCCTCGACCGACCCGGTGGCGTACGTGCGGGCGCTGTCCGCCGCGGGGGAGGCGGCCGAGCTGACCGCGCGTGGCGGTCTGGGCGACTTCCTGTGGCTGAGCCAGCGGGTCTGA